In the genome of Mycteria americana isolate JAX WOST 10 ecotype Jacksonville Zoo and Gardens chromosome 7, USCA_MyAme_1.0, whole genome shotgun sequence, one region contains:
- the PIGC gene encoding phosphatidylinositol N-acetylglucosaminyltransferase subunit C — protein sequence MEPVPGRRWQKVLYERQPFPDNYVDQRFLEELRKNVHARRYRYRAVVFQSGAVVQQLCSVCVFVVTWWYMDAGTLSPQELFAAALVSSLLGYILFDAVDGGAGRRESGRTRWADLKSTLVFTAFTYGFSPVLKTLTESISTDTIYAMSALMLLGHLIFFDYGANAAIVSSTLSLNMAIFASVCLASRLPRSLHAFVVVTFAMQIFALWPMLQKKLKAQTPRCYVGVTVLFALAALAGLATVSSVGAVLFASLLLAISCLCPYCLIRLQLLKDNIHGPWDEAEIKEDLSRFLM from the coding sequence aTGGAGCCGGTCCCCGGGCGGCGGTGGCAGAAGGTGCTGTACGAGCGGCAGCCCTTCCCCGATAACTACGTGGACCAGCGGTTCCTGGAGGAGCTGCGGAAGAACGTGCACGCCCGCCGGTACCGGTACCGGGCCGTCGTCTTCCAGTCGGGAGCGGTGGTGCAGCAGCTGTGCAGCGTCTGCGTCTTCGTCGTCACCTGGTGGTACATGGACGCCGGGACGCTGAGCCCGCAGGAGCTTTTTGCGGCGGCCCTGGTCTCCTCCCTGCTGGGCTACATCCTCTTCGACGCCGTGGACGgtggggccgggcggcgggagagCGGGCGGACGCGGTGGGCCGACCTGAAGAGCACGCTGGTGTTCACTGCCTTCACCTACGGCTTCTCGCCGGTGCTGAAGACGCTGACGGAGTCCATCAGCACGGACACCATCTACGCCATGTCGGCCCTCATGCTCCTCGGCCACCTCATCTTCTTCGACTACGGAGCCAACGCCGCCATCGTCTCCAGCACGCTGTCCCTCAACATGGCCATCTTTGCCTCGGTGTGCCTAGCCTCCCGCCTGCCTCGCTCCCTCCACGCCTTCGTCGTGGTCACCTTCGCCATGCAGATCTTTGCCCTCTGGCCCATGCTGCAGAAGAAACTGAAAGCCCAGACACCCCGATGCTACGTGGGGGTGACGGTGCTCTTCGCACTGGCGGCGCTGGCGGGACTGGCCACCGTCTCCAGCGTGGGCGCCGTGCTCTTCGCCTCGCTGCTGCTTGCcatctcctgcctctgccctTACTGCCTCATCCGCCTTCAGCTGCTCAAGGACAACATCCACGGGCCGTGGGATGAGGCTGAAATCAAGGAGGACCTCTCCAGGTTCCTCATGTAG